The window AATCTCTGCCTGTAGCTGTTCGCGTGTCTCAATCTTTTTCATGGTCCTTGAAAAAATTCCGGATAATAGAATTCGTTACTGGATTTTCAATCCAACGTTCTTTATTCAACGCAAGCAAAACGAAGACAAGGAGATAAAATCCCGCCACAATCAAAAATCCGGAAAATGCTCTTCCGATCCATTCTGAAAGAGCAAAAGCAACAGCAATGCTGACGAAGGCAAGAATGGCGAAGAACAACACCATTAGTATAATTCCGGAGGCCATACTTCCGGCCATTTTACTTCCCTTGTCTATCGCTTTTAGCTTGCTGATTTCACTACGCGTTTCTATATACTCTTTCGCGCTATCAACAAGTTCTTCAATTTCCTGCTTTTCCTCGTTTAACATAAGCTGCGAATTCAGATTAATTCTTCGGCTTCAGCTTCCACTCTTGATTTCATATCAGAAGCTGTTTTCATCGTTTGGCGAAATTTGTCTTTAGCCTTGTCACCCAGATCCCGAGCTGTATCTTTGATCTTTTTTCTTGTTTCACTTCCTTTATCAGGTGCGAGCAATACACCAATAGCAGCTCCTAGTGCAACTCCTCCAACCAATGCTAACAATATTTTTGAAGTGTTTTTCATGACAGTGAATTTTAAGATTCTTCTACAAAAATACTCCATTTTCATGAATTAAGGTCATGACGCCTATCATTTAACATTATGAGAATTTGCATTCAATCAGATACAGAAGAAAATATTTGATTAACTTGAGAACATCCATTTCTCTAAGATATGACATTTTTAACAACCCTTACTCCAAACTGAGATATTACTTTCAATCCGGTAAAGTCAGCAATGGTATGTGTGTATGAAATGCGAGAGACCGGGTATGACTTCTTTCAAAAAGATACTCCAGGAAATTATGTTTCCTGGGTAGCATTACAAGAATGTCGCTTTCAGTTTTGGCGATAAAATCATTAATAGCATCTCCCACATTCGTCATTTCTTTGAAATGATACTGGTGGTTGGTATTGATAAAACTTCTTTCCAGCTGATCGATAATTGATTCCCGTTTGTGAATATTCTCTTTTGTCAGAACAGTTAGAATGTCTATACAACTGTTAAATTGATTTGCCATCTGGAAGAGAACTTTCAAATGCGACTGCGAATGAATAGCTGAACCATCGCTTGCCAAAAGGATCTTTTTGGGAATACGAAATGGAGCATTTTCAGGTATCACCAACATTGGAATTGCTGACTGATTGATCATTCCTGTGGTAATGCTTCCAAGAATCTTTTCCCTGATTTTCCCTACTCCTCGCATTCCCATTACGATAAGGTCGGCATGAATAAAATTTGAGTAATGGTTAATTTCCTGTAAAGTGAAACCATTTTGAGATATAAAGGTGACAGGACCGCATTCTGGTCGTAGTTCTCTGAGCCTGCTGGTCATCTGTTTAAGCATGGAATCCGAATTCTCTTTCAATTCATCAGGAGTAATGATTATCTCAAGAGGAAGAGACTTCAATGGATTTGGAATGTGATACACATTCAACAAATGAACAATCGCGTTTCCTGCTTTTGCCAGGTCGATCGCATACAAAGCCGCATTAAATGAACTTTCTGAAAAATCAACAGGTACTAAAATTGTTTTCATAATCATTAAATATGTATCTGAAAGGTACTGCAACAATAGCTGGTATTGAATGACATGCGTCAGTTGACTTCAATTCGTATTATTACATCCGACTGTTTCATTCAAAACATTTGGAAAATTTCTATAGTTGTGAAGCAAGAAAAGTTGGCAGTAGATGACATTCGTTCTCCTGATTTGGACCTTCGTCATTGTTTTTCCCGATT of the Bacteroidota bacterium genome contains:
- a CDS encoding YtxH domain-containing protein, with amino-acid sequence MKNTSKILLALVGGVALGAAIGVLLAPDKGSETRKKIKDTARDLGDKAKDKFRQTMKTASDMKSRVEAEAEELI
- a CDS encoding phage holin family protein, translated to MLNEEKQEIEELVDSAKEYIETRSEISKLKAIDKGSKMAGSMASGIILMVLFFAILAFVSIAVAFALSEWIGRAFSGFLIVAGFYLLVFVLLALNKERWIENPVTNSIIRNFFKDHEKD
- a CDS encoding universal stress protein, which encodes MKTILVPVDFSESSFNAALYAIDLAKAGNAIVHLLNVYHIPNPLKSLPLEIIITPDELKENSDSMLKQMTSRLRELRPECGPVTFISQNGFTLQEINHYSNFIHADLIVMGMRGVGKIREKILGSITTGMINQSAIPMLVIPENAPFRIPKKILLASDGSAIHSQSHLKVLFQMANQFNSCIDILTVLTKENIHKRESIIDQLERSFINTNHQYHFKEMTNVGDAINDFIAKTESDILVMLPRKHNFLEYLFERSHTRSLAFHTHIPLLTLPD